From the genome of Chlorocebus sabaeus isolate Y175 chromosome 2, mChlSab1.0.hap1, whole genome shotgun sequence, one region includes:
- the TCEA2 gene encoding transcription elongation factor A protein 2, with the protein MMGKEEEITRIARRLDKMVTKKSAEGAMDLLRELKAMPITLHLLQSTRVGMSVNALRKQSSDEEVIALAKSLIKSWKKLLDASDAKARERGRGTPLPTSSRDASEAPDPSRKRPELPRAPSTPRITTFPPVPVTCDAVRNKCREMLTAALQTAHDHVAIGADCQRLSAQIEECIFRDVGNTDMKYKNRVRSRISNLKDAKNPDLRRNVLCGAITPQQIAVMTSEEMASDELKEIRKAMTKEAIREHQMARTGGTQTDLFTCGKCRKKNCTYTQVQTRSSDEPMTTFVVCNECGNRWKFC; encoded by the exons ATGATGGGCAAGGAAGAGGAGATTACGCGGATCGCCCGGAGGCTGGACAAGATGGTGACCAAGAAGAGCGCG gAGGGAGCCATGGATCTGCTGCGGGAGCTGAAGGCCATGCCTATCACGCTGCACCTGCTCCAG TCCACCCGAGTCGGGATGTCTGTCAACGCCCTTCGGAAGCAGAGCTCCGACGAGGAGGTCATTGCACTGGCCAAGTCCCTCATCAAGTCCTGGAAGAAGCTCCTGG ATGCTTCAGATGCCAAAGCCAGGGAGCGGGGGAGGGGCACGCCTCTGCCCACGTCCTCGAGGGATGCCTCAGAGGCCCCGGATCCCAG CCGCAAGAGGCCGGAGCTGCCCAGGGCACCGTCGACTCCAAGGATCACCACATTTCCTCCGGTGCCTGTCACCTGTGATGCTGTTCGCAACAAGTGCCGTGAGATGCTGACTGCTGCCCTGCAGACGGCCC ACGACCACGTGGCCATCGGTGCGGACTGCCAGCGCCTGTCGGCTCAGATCGAGGAAT GCATCTTCCGGGACGTTGGAAACACAGACATGAAGTACAAGAACCGTGTAAGGAGTCGTATCTCCAACCTGAAAGATGCCAAGAACCCTGACCTGCGGCGGAATGTGCTGTGTGGGGCCATAACACCCCAGCAGATTGCCGTGATGACCTCAGAG gagatggccagtgatgagctgAAGGAGATCCGTAAGGCCATGACCAAGGAGGCCATCCGAGAGCACCAGATGGCCCGTACTGGTGGCACGCAGACAGACCTGTTCACCTGCGGCAAGTGCAGAAAGAAGAACTGCACCTACACGCAG GTGCAGACCCGCAGCTCTGATGAACCCATGACCACCTTTGTTGTCTGCAACGAGTGTGGAAACCGCTGGAAG TTCTGCTGA
- the RGS19 gene encoding regulator of G-protein signaling 19 isoform X1, with translation MPTPHEAEKQNTGPEEADRPPSMSSHDAVPPAAASRNPCCLCWCCCCSCSWNQERRRAWQASRESKLQPLPSCEVCATPSPEEVQSWAQSFDKLMHSPAGRSVFRAFLRTEYSEENMLFWLACEELKAEANQHVVDEKARLIYEDYVSILSPKEVSLDSRVREGINKKMQEPSAHTFDDAQLQIYTLMHRDSYPRFLSSPTYRALLLQGPSQSSSEA, from the exons ATGCCCACCCCGCATGAGGCTGAGAAGCAG AACACAGGGCCAGAGGAGGCGGACCGGCCCCCTTCAATGTCCAGTCATGATGCAGTTCCTCCTGCGGCCGCCAGCCGTAACCCCTGCTGCCTATGCTGGTGCTGCTGCTGTAGCTGCTCCTG GAACCAAGAGCGGCGGCGCGCATGGCAGGCCTCCCGGGAGAGCAAGCTGCAGCCCCTCCCCAGCTGTGAAGTATG TGCCACGCCAAGTCCTGAGGAGGTGCAGAGCTGGGCCCAGTCTTTTGACAAGCTGATGCACAGCCCAGCGGGACGCAGCGTGTTCCGGGCGTTCCTGCGGACAGAGTACAGCGAGGAGAACATGCTCTTCTGGCTGGCCTGTGAGGAGCTGAAGGCCGAGGCCAACCAGCACGTGGTGGACGAGAAGGCGAGGCTCATCTACGAGGACTACGTGTCCATCCTGTCCCCCAAGGAG GTGAGCCTGGACTCCCGTGTGCGGGAGGGCATCAACAAGAAGATGCAGGAGCCATCCGCACACACGTTTGACGACGCACAGCTGCAGATCTACACACTCATGCACCGGGACTCCTACCCACGCTTTCTCAGCTCTCCCACCTACCGTGCCCTGCTGCTGCAGGGGCCGTCACAGTCCTCCTCCGAGGCCTAG
- the RGS19 gene encoding regulator of G-protein signaling 19 isoform X2: MSSHDAVPPAAASRNPCCLCWCCCCSCSWNQERRRAWQASRESKLQPLPSCEVCATPSPEEVQSWAQSFDKLMHSPAGRSVFRAFLRTEYSEENMLFWLACEELKAEANQHVVDEKARLIYEDYVSILSPKEVSLDSRVREGINKKMQEPSAHTFDDAQLQIYTLMHRDSYPRFLSSPTYRALLLQGPSQSSSEA; encoded by the exons ATGTCCAGTCATGATGCAGTTCCTCCTGCGGCCGCCAGCCGTAACCCCTGCTGCCTATGCTGGTGCTGCTGCTGTAGCTGCTCCTG GAACCAAGAGCGGCGGCGCGCATGGCAGGCCTCCCGGGAGAGCAAGCTGCAGCCCCTCCCCAGCTGTGAAGTATG TGCCACGCCAAGTCCTGAGGAGGTGCAGAGCTGGGCCCAGTCTTTTGACAAGCTGATGCACAGCCCAGCGGGACGCAGCGTGTTCCGGGCGTTCCTGCGGACAGAGTACAGCGAGGAGAACATGCTCTTCTGGCTGGCCTGTGAGGAGCTGAAGGCCGAGGCCAACCAGCACGTGGTGGACGAGAAGGCGAGGCTCATCTACGAGGACTACGTGTCCATCCTGTCCCCCAAGGAG GTGAGCCTGGACTCCCGTGTGCGGGAGGGCATCAACAAGAAGATGCAGGAGCCATCCGCACACACGTTTGACGACGCACAGCTGCAGATCTACACACTCATGCACCGGGACTCCTACCCACGCTTTCTCAGCTCTCCCACCTACCGTGCCCTGCTGCTGCAGGGGCCGTCACAGTCCTCCTCCGAGGCCTAG